Proteins co-encoded in one Paraburkholderia edwinii genomic window:
- a CDS encoding asparaginase: protein MTTSSSSSSASHNAPHSALPRIAVLATGGTIAGSAQDATSTAGYQAGVVGVGQLLAAVPALSTLANIHAEQVASIDSKDMSLALWTTLAQRVNKLLASDDIDGIVITHGTDTLEETAYLLHLTVKSAKPVVLTAAMRPSSALSADGPLNLLNAVSVAAHRAAHGQGVLVAFNNRIHSARDVVKTSTFAVDAFQSPEVGALGWVQDGRVEFQRRVVRPHTTATEFAIEATANDAWPAVEIVTSYAGVTRVMVDALVKDGVRGIVVAGTGNGSIHVSLQQGLADAVAQGIAVVRASRVGSGHVMHNGAASDDALGFVSANALNAYKARVLLMLALAAGNPARAALQDVFDLY, encoded by the coding sequence ATGACTACCTCTTCTTCGTCTTCTTCCGCGTCGCACAACGCACCGCACAGCGCGTTGCCGCGCATCGCGGTGCTCGCGACCGGCGGCACGATCGCCGGCTCCGCGCAGGACGCGACGAGCACGGCCGGCTATCAGGCCGGCGTCGTCGGCGTCGGGCAACTGCTCGCGGCCGTGCCCGCGCTCTCGACGCTCGCGAATATCCACGCCGAGCAGGTCGCGAGCATTGACAGCAAGGACATGTCGCTCGCTTTGTGGACCACGCTCGCGCAACGCGTGAACAAGCTGCTCGCCAGCGACGATATCGACGGGATCGTCATCACGCACGGCACCGATACGCTCGAAGAAACCGCGTATCTGCTGCATCTGACTGTCAAAAGCGCGAAGCCCGTCGTGTTGACCGCGGCGATGCGGCCGTCGAGTGCGCTATCGGCCGACGGTCCGCTGAATCTGCTCAATGCGGTCAGCGTGGCGGCGCATCGCGCGGCGCACGGGCAGGGCGTGCTCGTCGCGTTCAACAACCGCATTCACAGCGCGCGCGATGTCGTGAAGACCAGCACGTTCGCCGTTGACGCGTTCCAGTCGCCGGAAGTCGGTGCGCTTGGTTGGGTGCAGGATGGGCGCGTCGAATTTCAGCGCCGCGTTGTGCGCCCGCATACGACGGCTACCGAATTCGCGATCGAAGCGACGGCGAACGACGCATGGCCCGCGGTCGAGATCGTCACGAGTTATGCGGGCGTGACGCGCGTGATGGTCGATGCGCTCGTGAAGGACGGCGTGCGCGGCATTGTCGTCGCCGGCACCGGCAACGGTTCGATTCACGTTTCGCTGCAGCAGGGTCTTGCCGATGCGGTCGCGCAGGGTATCGCGGTGGTGCGCGCGTCGCGAGTCGGCTCGGGACATGTGATGCACAACGGCGCGGCCTCAGACGATGCGCTCGGCTTTGTCAGCGCGAACGCGCTCAATGCCTATAAGGCGCGCGTGCTGCTGATGCTCGCGCTGGCAGCCGGCAACCCGGCACGGGCGGCGCTGCAAGACGTATTCGATCTTTACTGA
- a CDS encoding 2-hydroxy-3-oxopropionate reductase: protein MAKIGFIGLGIMGAHMARNLLKGGHTLFVNGAYPVPDDLTKTTSVVKDSTAVAQASDVIVIMVPDTPDVANVLFADDGVAAGLSKGKLVIDMSSISPLETQAFAKKINELGCDYLDAPVSGGEIGARDATLTIMVGGPQKSFDQAKPLFDLMGKNVTLIGDNGAGQTCKVANQIIVALNIEAVAEALLFAARSGADPERVRRALMGGFAASRILEVHGERMTKRTFNPGFRIELHQKDLNLALDGARKLGIALPHTASAQQLFSVCAANGGKAWDHSAMVRALEIMGNFEVAQAPSDAKAA, encoded by the coding sequence ATGGCAAAGATCGGTTTCATCGGCCTCGGCATCATGGGCGCGCATATGGCGCGCAACCTTCTGAAGGGCGGCCACACGCTGTTCGTGAACGGCGCGTACCCGGTGCCGGACGATCTGACGAAAACCACGAGCGTGGTCAAGGATTCGACGGCCGTTGCGCAGGCATCGGACGTCATCGTGATCATGGTGCCCGATACGCCGGACGTCGCGAACGTGCTGTTCGCCGATGACGGCGTTGCAGCGGGTCTCAGCAAAGGCAAGCTCGTGATCGACATGAGCTCGATCTCGCCGCTCGAAACGCAGGCATTCGCGAAGAAGATCAACGAACTCGGCTGCGACTATCTCGATGCACCCGTGTCCGGCGGCGAAATCGGCGCGCGCGATGCGACGCTGACGATCATGGTCGGCGGCCCGCAGAAGTCGTTCGATCAGGCGAAGCCGCTATTCGATCTGATGGGCAAGAACGTCACGCTGATCGGCGACAACGGCGCGGGCCAGACCTGCAAGGTTGCCAACCAGATCATCGTTGCGCTCAATATCGAGGCGGTCGCCGAAGCGCTGCTGTTCGCCGCGCGTTCGGGCGCCGATCCGGAACGCGTGCGCCGCGCACTGATGGGCGGCTTCGCGGCATCGCGCATTCTCGAAGTGCACGGCGAGCGCATGACGAAGCGCACGTTCAACCCGGGCTTCCGCATCGAACTGCATCAGAAGGATTTGAACCTCGCACTCGACGGCGCGCGCAAGCTCGGCATCGCGCTGCCGCATACGGCAAGCGCGCAGCAGCTGTTCAGCGTCTGCGCGGCGAACGGCGGCAAGGCATGGGATCACTCGGCGATGGTGCGGGCGCTCGAAATCATGGGCAACTTCGAGGTCGCGCAGGCACCGAGCGACGCGAAGGCGGCATAA
- the hyi gene encoding hydroxypyruvate isomerase yields the protein MPKFAANLTMLFNEVPFLERFAAAANAGFDAVEFLFPYPYKAAELAERLQQNNLKLVLHNLPAGNWEAGERGIACLPDRVGEFQEGVGRAIEYAKALKVPQLNCLVGIPTGGVSADKARTTIVENLRFAAAALKKEGIRLLVEPCNSYDIPGFALNRSAEGLDVIRAVGSDNLFLQYDIYHMQRMEGELAATIKKNFASIAHIQLADNPGRNEPGTGEINYPFLFDLLDSLGYAGHIGCEYKPRTTTTEGLGWFKQAKATA from the coding sequence ATGCCGAAATTCGCCGCCAACCTGACGATGCTGTTCAACGAAGTCCCGTTCCTCGAGCGCTTTGCCGCCGCGGCCAATGCGGGCTTCGATGCTGTCGAATTCCTGTTCCCGTATCCGTACAAGGCTGCCGAGCTCGCCGAACGCCTGCAGCAGAACAACCTGAAGCTCGTGCTGCACAACCTGCCGGCCGGCAACTGGGAAGCCGGCGAACGCGGCATCGCGTGCCTGCCCGATCGCGTCGGCGAGTTCCAGGAAGGCGTCGGCCGCGCGATCGAGTACGCGAAGGCGCTGAAAGTGCCGCAGCTGAACTGCCTCGTCGGTATTCCGACGGGCGGCGTGAGTGCGGACAAGGCGCGTACGACGATCGTCGAGAACCTGCGTTTCGCCGCTGCCGCGCTGAAGAAGGAAGGCATCCGGCTGCTCGTCGAGCCGTGCAACTCGTACGACATTCCGGGCTTCGCGCTGAACCGCTCCGCCGAAGGGCTCGACGTGATCCGCGCGGTCGGCTCCGACAACCTGTTCCTGCAGTACGACATCTATCACATGCAGCGGATGGAAGGCGAACTCGCCGCGACGATCAAGAAGAACTTCGCGTCGATCGCGCACATCCAGCTGGCCGATAACCCGGGGCGCAACGAACCGGGCACCGGCGAAATCAACTATCCGTTCCTGTTCGATCTGCTCGATTCGCTCGGCTACGCGGGCCATATCGGCTGCGAATACAAGCCGCGCACGACGACCACCGAGGGACTCGGCTGGTTCAAGCAGGCGAAAGCGACCGCTTGA